GTGCCTTGTgtgcggagtgtgtacgttcttgcCATGAAgtcttttctccgggcgctccggtttctttccataCTCCAaacacgttcaggtttgtaggctatgtgggttggtaaaattgtacattgcccctagtgtgtgggtaggttagtgttagtgtgcggggatcgctggccggcgcggactcggtttgACGAAGGTCTTTTTCTCCGCgttatatctcgaaactaaacagaaCTATGCCCAGGCGCGAGAAAAAAGTGTCGACGATTCAATTCACCGTTTCGATGTTCCCAATTGTGTCTTGAAGTATCTAAAGGCAGACCAATGTAGCACTCCATTGTAGTTTCCGCCACGCTTTCCCCATTAACGAACGAGAGCGCACATGGACATCAATACTTGTTTTTTTCTAGGGTCCTACTTTACGCATTTACTTATCCGGTTTACCTCAGTCCCGTTAAAATGTTCCGTAGAAATATACAGCGTTTTAAAGCATCTCGAACTATTTGTCTTAACCATTCAATCCCAGAATGCATTAATTTATGGGTGACAGCAAGTGTGGTGATGGAACACCATTGAAGTTTTACCTCTACAACATGTTTTCTCAAACTAGAATGCATTGACGAAATAAGAATACAAAATCATAAACTTCGAGTGAAACAACGGCCCgttttaacatttcaggtcaagatgcCCTGTAAACACACCTGGTATGACTTTTGAGGATATATATTGAAACTAATATTGAAGCGGGGAATGATACGTTTCATGGCTATGCAGAACTAAATGTTTAGGACAGTACAGCTTTAAGAATTATAGCTGCAGTTGTCGAAAAAAACTGGTTGTGTCGCTGTCTACCAATGGGAAGCTGATGGATCCATTGCCCCTCCTCCATCCCAGAATAAAAACGTCGGACCCGAAGAGAAAGGCGAGCAGTCTCTGCATTTTATCGCGTTATCAAGCCACAGAGGATACATTCCCTGTCTGTTTCGACTCGGCAATTAGAATATATATGTTTCTATTTCGTGGAAAGAACAGTTACCGATTAATCAAGGATTGGCCTGGTTTTCAGCATTAATCGAATGCGGAACAATGGCGTATCTACTGAGGTTTCCATTCAACATGTTTACATTCATGTTTCTGATATGTGCACCGGATATAATTTGCGGGGAAATCCGTTACTCTATTCCCGAGGAAATGGAGCAAGGGGCTTTTATTGGGAATATTGCTCAAGATCTGGGCCTGAATGTACGGCAATTGTCAGCTCGCAAATTCCGACTGAGCTCCGATGACGGAGGGCGCTACATGAAGGTTAGTTTGGACAATGGAATATTATCTATTCGTGAAAGAATTGATAGGGAACGTATTTGTAGACAAGCGGAAACATGTACTCTGTCTTTTGAAACAACACTGGAAAATCCGTTGGAGGTGTACCGCGGGGAATTAGAGATTCTTGATGTCAATGATAATTCCCCCGCTTTCGGAGACGGCAGCATCGTCTTACAGATATCTGAAGCGAGTGCACCCGGTGTACGTATCCGTCTCGACAGGGCGGAAGATCCCGACATTGGAATCAATACCGTCGCCGCCTACACGATCAGTTTCACCGAGTACTTTAGTATAAAAACACGCAGAACCGAGAGCGATGTTCTTATACCAGAGTTGCTGTTAGATAAACCTTTGGACCGAGAGCTGCAATCTTCTTTTCAGCTCTTGCTTGCTGCGACGGACGGTGGGACTCCTCAGAGAACAGGAACAGCTCAGATTCTCGTTACTGTTTTGGACATTAATGATAATGCACCAGTGTTTGACAATGACATCTATCGGGTCAGCGTAAGTGAGGACGCGCCACATGGTACCTTGGTGATGAAGGTCAAatcaaatgatttggatgaagggctgAATGCGAAGATAACATATTTTTTTAGTGATAATGATTTGCGAAGAGCGCGTAATGTATTCAGTTTAGATCCAGTTAGTGGGGAGGTTCGAGTAGATGGGCCCTTGGATTTTGAAGAAGCAAACAGCTATTCTCTTGATGTTCAAGCTGTGGACCACGGTTCACCCGCAATGACCGGACATTCTAACGTGCTGATCAAGGTCAACGACGTGAACGATAACGCACCTGAGATTAAAGTGACATCAATTTCGAACAAAATCCCGGAAAATGCTCCACCAGGAACATTCATAACGTTCATTGATGTTATTGACCGGGATTCTGGAGAGAACGGTCAAGTCCGCTGCTTGTTACCCAAGAACATTCCCTTTAGACTACAAACAGCATCCAAACATTATAAATTGGTTACCAGTGAAACATTGGACCGTGAAGTGATTTCTCAGTATAAATTACTAATTTCGGCATGGGACTTGGGATCGCCTTCATTGTCGTCAAATAAAACCATCCATATTGCAATAACCGATGTAAATGATAACGCCCCGCGGTTttctaaatcatcctaccacgtGTATGTGATGGAGAATAACGCTCCGGGTGCATCCATTTTCGCAGTAACAGCACTAGATCCTGATCAGGAGCAGAATTCCTATATTTCTTACTCTTTTGTGGACAATTACATCCAAAACCTACCAGTGTCCACTTACCTGACTATTAACTCAATGAATGGTACCATTTATCTGTTGCGTGGCGTTGACTATGAGGAACTCAAGCAGTTCCAGATCCTTGTACAAGCGCGTGACGCCGGGGTGCCTCCGCTGAGCAGCAGCGCCACAGTGAATGTGATCATCCTGGATCAAAATGACAACGCGCCGGTAATTGTTTCACCTTCAGAACAAAGTGGATCAGCAGCAGAGAAGGGCCTACCCCGGTCAGCGGGTCAAGGGTATTTGGTCACCAAGATAATGGCAACTGATGCAGATTCTGGTCAGAATGCACGGATCTTTTATCAGATGATGAAATCTACCGATCCCACTTTGTTCACAGTTACGAAAGATTCAGGTGAAATCAGAACAGCGCGCCGTATTTTGCAGACAGATACTCCTGTACACACGCTGGTCATCTTGGTGAAGGACAATGGGCAGCCAAGCTTGTCCAGTACAGTTACAATGAACATTAGAGTTTTGGAGAACAGTACTGAAGGAATCACGGAAAGCAGCACCTTGGTGAAAAATCCGGGATATTTCTCAGATCCAAATGTTTATTTAATCATCATTTTCAGTTGCACTTCCGTTGCCTTTCTTCTGATCATCGTTCTGTTGATTGGCATCAAGTGTAAACAGGACAGAAGTATTATCCAAGGGTATAACACCCCCAGGTATTGTTACAATCGTGGAGAGTCGCAAGATACTTATAAAGGAAGACCTGCGATGGAGGAAACCTTATGCTATCCTGGGACAGGCCGAGTTGTCCGCGTGCCGGAACCGCATCAATACTCGGTCTGCCTGTCTCCAGAGTCAGCGAAAAGTGATTTTCTCTTTTTGCAGCCATGCGGTGCTCCCACGCCTCAGGCCGAATGATGCGTAACCTTAAAGAAATTGCATATTATTTGGGATTATTTTAACCTCGGGGCATGTGAATCATTTGTGAGTGAGATATGTAAGAAAACACCCAGTTTGTGCATTTTTGCGCTTTTGTTTAAATAATGCATTTGTTGTAATGGTTAAAAATATATAACTTTTAGCAAATAAATTCCCATCGTCTGAGAGCGGAATCTGTCAACTGTGAAATAAGTCATATTGCCTATCATTGAACGACGCTGTAGGATCAATTACATTCAGGATGCTGAATCCATTTACATGTTTAAAGTAAATAAAGAATCAAAAACTTCGTCATCAGCATATTCCATATGGAGTGCTGAAAAGTACAGAGCATATAACTATATTATAAATTTAGATGACgcaaattaaaatataaaataaaccaGAAACACAAGAAATTGCGGATTCTAAAATATTGTTCAAATGAAAACGAGCAGGCGGGAAACGCGTCAGGTGTGCCATCAAACttgcagggatatggacagaTAACATTTAGGGTCGTGACCCTTCCTCCAAACTGGACTAGGAGAATATTAGAAGAAGAGGTGAATGAAAGGATTAGTAGAAATAGGTGAATGAGAGTGGCGATAGTAGTGGAAACCAGCAAACGAAGTGTTGGTTGGtagaccataagatcataagtgataggtgcagaattcggcgattcgatccatcaagtctccaccccaccccccccccccccattctcccaccttctcctcataacctctggcacccttactaatcaagaatctatctttaccttaaacatatccactgacgttgactccaccgccttctgtggcaaacaaaatcatcagattcaccaccctctgactaaagaaatacctcctcgtctccgttctaaaggtaGGTCTTTtacttctgaggctctgacctctagtcctagactctcccactagtggaaacatcctctccacatccactctatccaagcctttcactattctgtacgttaccataaggtcccccccccccccccccccccccccccactcattcttctaaactccagcgaatataggcccagtgccataaaacgctcatcatatgttaaggctgctgcctcacccgctgagtttctccagcatttttgcctatcttagatttttccagcgtctgcagttccttcttaaacgtctgTTAAACTATgcattcctgtgatcattcttcctcagatacggtgccctaaattgctcacaatattccaaatacggcctgatagagcctcagcattacatccttgtttttgtatacTAGCCCTCTCGAAATGAAGGCTAGCATTGCGATTGCTTTATTTGCTATAAATTCGACCTGCAGCTTAAGTTTTAGGcaatcctgcactagcactcccaGGCCCCTTTGCACACATCCAATTTATGGATTCTCCCACCATTTAGGTCACACCATCCGCAGTCATTGAGGTTTACTATGCAGACAACGCCGACACGTGTATACAGAGGCTGAGCTCTAAATGATTATGGACTCCTGCTCTGAAGTTTGGTAGCGAATGAGCTTTATACAGAACATTTGGAAGACAAATCGTTGATACCGACGAGCAGCTCTGAACAACGTAATCGCCCAAACTTTCAAGATTTATAATGGAAGCTTGAAAATGTGAATCACATTCCCTATCGCAGATGCGTCACCGATCCATCCTTCCTAATTGAATAGGGAGTTTGCAAAACAGCGGATGGAGATGGTCATAAAAGCGGGAGTTAATTGTTGAAAAAGAAGAATGAAATGATGGAAACCGATAAGAAGGTAAAGTGAGAAAGAAAATATAGAAGTATAGGCGAGCAGGGTTCGTGGGTGAGTGTTATTAATtgtggggggtgatggggggtGATCATGGAGATCACAGAGGATGTAGTGGCGGATAATGGGCAGAACGAGGAGCTGGAGAGGCGGAAAGGAACAACCTGACGGGTCGACAACAAAATATGTGCGTGAGAGGACCTGGCAGATCGCGGCATTCCACTATATACGTCATTGTCTACTGGGTTCGAATGTGCGCAAAGGTCACATTTATGACTTTATTTTtagcttcgagatacagcgtggaaacaggctcgtcGGTCCAGCGAACCcactcgaccatcgatcaccccgtacaccagcattatcctacacacgggggacatttttcaatttttacagaagccatttaaattttaaacctgtaagtctttgggatgtgcgaggaaaccggagcaggcggagaaaacctacgcggtcaccgggagaatgtacacactccatgcagacagcacccgtagtcaggattgaaccggggtccctggcgctgttaggcaccaACTCTGCCTCTGTGCAACCTTGACCGAATCAATCATAATCTAAACATTGCTGAATGGAGGCGGTGTTAACAACACTAGGATATTTTGAAGCGATCATTTGAATTCCTAGTGCATTCATACGTTCAATTTCACGAGGAATGTTCGATGGACAGCAGCGGATATCATCAGTGGCTCTACCAACAAGGCCAATAGAGCAGATTCCTGTCAGAACACGCGAAGCATCTCCAGGATACAGGGAATAATGACAGAAGTTACAAACAAggcaatgctggtttaccaaggaaagacactaaATCCCGAGAGAAATTGGATAGGcgccgtttcgggtctggactcttCCTCATATTGTCTGttgaatggtcccgacctgaaacatcacatattaaaGGACATAAGTTGTTGGGTATTTCAATCTCAGGAGCTCCGACCATCCCTAAATAATATGCCGAAAAAATATTTCAGAATGTTACATCACTTTGATCACTGTAAGGAGTCTTTGGAAGAATATTAACCTTCGATTTGACCACGATAAACGCATGCTTCCATTCCAAGTTGGGCACACTGCAGTCAGAGTAATTTGAAGAATATATCTGCGCAGTCGTGCTCAGTCTTTGGCGTTTCTTCACGTTTCGAACTTAATTCCATCCAAGAAATCAACGGCTGCCGAGAAAATAAAATGATATTAGTAATTAAATATTTGATTTGTTAACATTAGCCGGGACCTTTATATCTATATAGCAAGtatacagggcggcacggtgacgcaccggtagagttgctgccttacagcgtcagagacccgagttcgatcttcactacgggtgctctctgtatagagtttgtacgtacttGCCGTGACCTGTGCAGGGTTTCtccggtgctcaggtttccttccatACTCAAAAGACGTaatggtttgtaggcaaattgccttggtaaaattgtacattgtccccaatgtgtgggtaggatagtgttagtgtgcagggatcgctggtcagcgcggtgttggtgggccaaagggcctttttatgCGTTATATCTCgacactaaagtaaactaagtcAAATCGCGAAACAAAAGAGTCGACAAAACGTTAGGCAATTCACCATTTCGATGTTCCCAAATGAATCTTAAAGTATGTAATGTAGACTAATGTAGCACTCCATTGTAGTCTCCACCTTGCTTTCCCCATGAATGAACAAAAGCGCTCATAGTCTTCAATGTTTGGTCTTTCCGAGGATCCTTCTTTACGCAATTACTTAACACGTTTACCTCAGTTTCGTAACTGTACATCCTGTTTTAGTATCTCGACCTAATTTATTTTAAGCCATTACACACTGTTCCTGAAACCATTAATTCCACGGTCAACAGCAAGAGTGGTGATGGAGGACCACTGAAGATTTACCTCTATAACATGATTTAGCAAGCTGGAAGTCATTTACGAATCAATAATAAAAATTCATAAACTCTGTGTGAAACAACGGCCCGTTGTGACATATCTTGTCAAACTGCCCCGTAAACGCATATACTAGGACCTTTGAAGATA
This region of Amblyraja radiata isolate CabotCenter1 chromosome 11, sAmbRad1.1.pri, whole genome shotgun sequence genomic DNA includes:
- the LOC116978568 gene encoding protocadherin gamma-C5-like, whose product is MAYLLRFPFNMFTFMFLICAPDIICGEIRYSIPEEMEQGAFIGNIAQDLGLNVRQLSARKFRLSSDDGGRYMKVSLDNGILSIRERIDRERICRQAETCTLSFETTLENPLEVYRGELEILDVNDNSPAFGDGSIVLQISEASAPGVRIRLDRAEDPDIGINTVAAYTISFTEYFSIKTRRTESDVLIPELLLDKPLDRELQSSFQLLLAATDGGTPQRTGTAQILVTVLDINDNAPVFDNDIYRVSVSEDAPHGTLVMKVKSNDLDEGLNAKITYFFSDNDLRRARNVFSLDPVSGEVRVDGPLDFEEANSYSLDVQAVDHGSPAMTGHSNVLIKVNDVNDNAPEIKVTSISNKIPENAPPGTFITFIDVIDRDSGENGQVRCLLPKNIPFRLQTASKHYKLVTSETLDREVISQYKLLISAWDLGSPSLSSNKTIHIAITDVNDNAPRFSKSSYHVYVMENNAPGASIFAVTALDPDQEQNSYISYSFVDNYIQNLPVSTYLTINSMNGTIYLLRGVDYEELKQFQILVQARDAGVPPLSSSATVNVIILDQNDNAPVIVSPSEQSGSAAEKGLPRSAGQGYLVTKIMATDADSGQNARIFYQMMKSTDPTLFTVTKDSGEIRTARRILQTDTPVHTLVILVKDNGQPSLSSTVTMNIRVLENSTEGITESSTLVKNPGYFSDPNVYLIIIFSCTSVAFLLIIVLLIGIKCKQDRSIIQGYNTPRYCYNRGESQDTYKGRPAMEETLCYPGTGRVVRVPEPHQYSVCLSPESAKSDFLFLQPCGAPTPQAE